The sequence below is a genomic window from Salicibibacter cibarius.
GATTCAATTATAAGGGATGTTATGAAAACGTTCAACTTTCGTTCCCTTTGTCACAAGGTCGGATTCAAGAAAGAGCAAGGATATCCGGTTGCAGATATCATCACCTTACTATTGGTGTTTCCACTGATGCTTTTGAACAGCGTCAATGCCTTCTACAAAAGTGGATACAAACAGGTCACCAAAATGCAAAAGGATACGATTTATCGCTTGAAAAACCACGCCCGGATGCCTTGGCGCAACCTGCTTCTTCATGTGTCTAAGCAGTTTCAATCTTTGGTTAACCCTGATCAGGACGTGGACGATAAGTCGGCTTTTATCTTTGATGATACGATGGACGAGCGTGTTGGCCGCCGGATTGAAGAGGTTTCTTACGTCCACGACCATGTGACCGGACGCAAGAAATCCAAAGCAACGCTCGGGTTCAAAAATCTCACCATGGGACTCTTTGATGGGAAAAGCTTTAACCCGCTTGATTTCAGTCTTCATTCTGAAAAGAAGCTATACAAGAAACAGCGGAAAGAGCAATATCAAAAGAAGCGTGATCCTCGCTCAAACGGTGCCAAGCGCAAGAAGGAATGCGATGTCGACAAAATCACGAATGCGATACGTATGCTCAAAAGAGCGGTGAAGCACGGTTTCAAAGCCAAGTATGTTCTCGTAGACAGTTGGTTTGCCAGCAAGGACTTTATCCGCACGTGCAGAGGGGTCAAAGATGGAGCGATGCACGTCATTTGTGCTGTCCGCAAGGACTGGAGAAAGTACCGTTACCAAGGGAAAGACATGCATGCGAAGGAACTGCTGAAAACCCTGAAAAGCGAAGGAAAAGAAAAACGTTGCCGCAAACGCAATACGCGTTATTATGAAGTCACCGTCTACTATCCCGGGATCGATGAAACCGTCAAATTGTTTTTTTGCCGCTTTCCGTACCAAAAAGAGTGGCGACTGTATCTCTCTACAGATATCAGCTTATCATTCATTGAAACCATGGACATTTATTCGGTTCGTTGGACGATCGAAGTTTTTTTCAGAGAGACGAAACAGCACCTTCGTCTGGGGAAATGCCAATCCCAAGATTTCGACGCGCAAATCGCCCATGTAACAACCACCTACATCCTGTATGCCTTTTTGTCTTATTTCCGACGAGTCAACGATTACGAAACCTTGGGAGGGTTATTTGAAGAGATGAAAGACGACATGGTGGAGAAAAATATGGCACAACGGTTATGGGAAATGTTTGATGAGCTCCTGGACGTGATTATCGCAGCCACCTCAGAATCAGGAGCGGTCGATATTCATGCCTTTAAGACGTCTGAGGAATACCAATACATCAAAACCCTTTTTGAAGACTCATTTTTGGGCCATCAGCTATTTGACGACGATAATGTCGCTTAAAGAGCGAAAATGGAATTTCGATGAAAACACTGTCATACAAGGGCCTTAGGCAGCAATATACACGCTGAATCCCTTGTTATTTGGGGTGCGAAACTCGAGTAAATCAGTTTATTGTCGGCCATATATTTTATCGGTCAATGCCATCTCACGCTGAATACTCCTCCGAGAGGACGACAAACCTGAAAGTAAAATAAAACTTTGGAGGGCTCCTTAATTCACGAAGCTATATGATTAAGATCAAATTAAGAAAGATACCAGAGGTTGAAAAAAGAATTAATCTAATAAAAAGGCGCTGTTTAAAATTATGTTCGACATATTGGTAAGTGCTTACCTTAAGCTACACAATCCTTCACAATATGTGTATATCCCAATAGAAAGCTGTAGTTTTGTTTGATTATACGGGGGGTGAGCATCTGGCAGAAGGTTTGGAGGAGATAGATGATGTTCGATTCAGGAATTATCTTATCAACTTCATAAAACTTAATCGTTGAAGGGGTGAATGCCTTGATGAAAATCAAGGTTGAGAATTTGACCAAGGTATTTGGGAAAAGGCCGGAACGGGCCATCTCTCTTTTGAAAGAAAACAAGTCGAAAGGAGAAATTCTCGAAGAAACAGGCCTTACCGTCGGTGTAAACAAAGCATCATTTGACGTTCAAGATGGTGAAGTGTTTGTGATTATGGGCTTGTCGGGGAGCGGAAAATCAACGCTCGTGCGTTTGCTCAACCGTTTGATCGAACCGACATCAGGTGCTGTCTACTTAAATGATGACAACTTGGCGGAAATGAACGAAAAAAAATTGCGGACGATTCGCCGCCGGGACATGAGCATGGTGTTTCAGAAATTTGGCCTCTTCCCTTTTCGAACGATTCAAAGCAATGTGGAGTATGGGTTGGAAGTACAGGGATTTGAACGGGAGGAAAGAAGTAAAAAAGCGGGTGATGCCCTGAAGCTCGTTGGCTTGGAAGGGTATGAAAACATGTATCCCGAAGAATTATCGGGCGGGATGCAGCAACGTGTAGGACTTGCCCGCGCCCTGGCCAATGATCCGGAAATTCTTCTTATGGATGAAGCATTTTCGGCGCTCGATCCTTTAATCCGAAAAGACATGCAAGATGAACTGATGGATTTGCAGGAAAACATGAAGAAAACGATTATATTTATCACGCACGATTTGGATGAAGCACTCAGGATTGGAGATCGGATTACGATTATGAAAGACGGAGCCATCGTACAAATCGGAACTCCGGAAGAAATTCTTACGAATCCGGCCGATGAGTACGTTGAGAAATTCGTAGAAGATGTAGACCGTTCAAAAGTATTCACGGCACAAAATGTCATGACGAGACCTGAAACCGTCCAGCCGGAACGGGAAGGCCCGCGCGTCGCTTTGCAGCGCATGCGCAATTCAGGCATCTCAAGCATTTATGCCATTAAACGCGACCGGGAACTGATAGGGATTGTCCACGCGGACGAATTATCCCAACTCGTGGATGAAGGAGTCGATGATTTCAAGGGTGTTATCCACAATGATGTGCTGAGAGTAGAACTTGAAACACCCGTTACCGAAGTGATCGATCTTATTAAAAACAGCAAAGTGCCCGCGGCGGTTGTCCAAGACGGGAAGCTTCGCGGCATTATCGTGAGAAGCTCAGTGCTTGGTGCCCTGGCAGGAGGAGAGGTGAATGTCAATGGATCTGTTTCCGAGCCTTTCTCTAGCTGATTGGATTGAAAGCTTCGTTGATTGGTTAACGAACGCGGATGTGATATTTGATTCAATTGATGCTTTAATCGCTTGGATCCTGAGCGCTTTAACGACGATTATGGACATTGTGCCTATTCCGGTTGTGATTATTGGGATTCCCCTTCTTACCTTTTTCTTTGCCGGCAGGAAGATTGGTTTAAGTCTGTTCGTCTTTTTCGGCTTATTGCTTATCGATAATCTCCAATTTTGGAATGACATGATTCTTATGCTTTCCATCGTGCTGGCAGCGACATTTATTTCCGTTTTGGTCGGGATACCGATTGGCATTTGGATGTCAAAAAGCAGGACGGTTGAAGCAATCATTAAACCGATCCTGGACTTCATGCAGACATTGCCGCAGTTCGTTTATTTGATTCCGGCGGTTGCCTTTTTCGGGATCGGCATGGTGCCGGGGGTTATTGCATCTGTCATCTTTGGAATGCCTCCAACGATACGTTTAACGAATTTAGGCATTCGGGAAGTATCTTCAGAGGTTACTGAAGCCGCGGACGCGTTTGGCTCCACACCGTCGCAAAAACTATATAAAGTGCAACTTCCCATGGCCAAGACAACGATTATGGCCGGGGTCAACCAAACGATAATGTTATCCTTATCAATGGTTGTCATAGCCTCGATGATCGGTGCTGACGGCCTCGGGGATGTTGTCTATACAGCCGTCGGACGAAATGATGTGGGCAGTGGTTTCGAAGCCGGTATCGCGATCGTTGTCGTGGCGATCATTCTTGACCGCTTAACCGCCGGTTTTCAACTCAAAAAGAAAAAATAGAACATTTCTTCCCTGCCGCTGGCAGCGCGCAGGGGGGTTAATTAACATAATAGAAAGGGAGAGGTGTCAGTCGATGATTAAGCACTGGAAACGTCTCGGTATTGCCACCGGACTTTCGCTTACACTCGTTGCCGCCGGTTGCGGTGCAGACAATGAGGATATGACTCAAGCCGATGAAAGTGGAGATGCGGAAGAAGAAAACTACGCGGAAGAAATGGATTACACTATCGTCGGTATTGATCCAGGTGCTGGAATTATGGAAAGAGCGGATCAAGCTTTAGAAGATTATGATCTTGCGGAGTGGAATTTACAAACGAGTTCAGAAGAAGCCATGATAGCGGCATTGGAAGACGCGATTGATAATGAAGAACCGATTGTCGTGACCGGATGGGGTCCTCACTGGAAATTCGTAGACCATGACCTTAAATATCTTGATGACCCGGAGCTTTCATTTGGAGAAGCTCAAGACATTCATACGCTCGCTCGGGAAGAGATGCAGGAGGATTTTCCGGAAGCCTATGAAATACTGGAAACTTTTGAGTGGACAGCTGAGGACTTGGAAGAAATCATGTATGAAATGAACCAAGGGGTGGATGAGATTGAAGCGGCGCAAAATTGGATTGATGAGAACGAAGATGTGGTCGCGAGTTGGACGGAAGGTGTGGACGAAGTCGACGGCGAAATATTCGAAATTGTTCATGGCCCTTGGGGAACGGACCTTGCAGCGGCCTACGTGATGCTCCTTGTACTTGAAGACATGGGGTATGACGTTGAATTGACTAATGTGGAATCGATCCATATGTACACAGCCATAGGAAATGGTGATGTAGACGCCATGCTTACTTCATGGTTGCCGGATTCACACGCAACGTTTTACGAACAAGTGGAAGGTGAAGTTGAAGATTTAGGTCCAAATATAGAAGAGGGGGCTCCTTTAGGGTTAGTTGTGCCGGAATATATGGATATTGATTCTATTGAAGATCTTCAAGAAGAATAGAAAAAATCCCAAGGATGGACATTCTTGGGATTGTCAAGTTTGATTTTAGTAGATAAGAAAGTATAAATTAACTTTCTTACCTGCATAAGTGCAACTAAGGGTTTTGCCATAAAAGCTTGACGAAAAGCCAAGTTTTCTAAGAAAAGAATGTAAATGGGTGATTAGATTCGTCATTGAACTTTTTTGATACTTTTAATCATTCCAACATGCATCCCTTCGTGATACAAGGTGAAATTCAAAATCTCACCGACTGTTGAGAGGGACATAAATGGTTCCGCTGCTTCATCATCCAGTTGCCCGGACAATGCTTGCTTCAATTTTTCCGGCTGCTCTTCAAGACTTTGTTGTATTTCGTCGAGCGTCGGGACTTCACCTTCCCAATCGGCGGGCTTTGTTCCCGGGGCGAACAATTCTAAGTAGCGAGAGGGTGTTTCAATATTTTTACCGCCGTAATTTGAAAGTAGAACGTTTTGAACGGTGTAGGTGTGGCCCAGGTTCCAACGGATCGTGTTATTAAACCCCTCGGGCATTTGATCTGCCTGTTGTTCGGATAAGCCGTCTAATTCATTCAAGGTACTTTGCCTAACCATGTTGATCTGCTGGAAAATTTGTTCTTCGGTCATTTTTGCATCGTCCTTTCTTTTGCATCATAGATAGGGTTCTTTTACTATAGATACCCTTGATGTGATAGATGTTAAACATATATTGGGATCTCCTATTAATAAATGCCGAAACTTGCAAGAATAATTGCCGGAATGACCGACAAAATTGGAATAATAACCGATACTACAGCGATATCCTTGTAAGATTCTTTATGGGACATACCGGTGACGATAAGGATCGTTAAGATCGCCCCGTTATGGGGGAGTGAATCGAGCCCCGCCGAAGACAATGATGCAATTCTGTGAAAAGCT
It includes:
- a CDS encoding IS4 family transposase encodes the protein MRGKTKEIEKVIQTHSFSIDSIIRDVMKTFNFRSLCHKVGFKKEQGYPVADIITLLLVFPLMLLNSVNAFYKSGYKQVTKMQKDTIYRLKNHARMPWRNLLLHVSKQFQSLVNPDQDVDDKSAFIFDDTMDERVGRRIEEVSYVHDHVTGRKKSKATLGFKNLTMGLFDGKSFNPLDFSLHSEKKLYKKQRKEQYQKKRDPRSNGAKRKKECDVDKITNAIRMLKRAVKHGFKAKYVLVDSWFASKDFIRTCRGVKDGAMHVICAVRKDWRKYRYQGKDMHAKELLKTLKSEGKEKRCRKRNTRYYEVTVYYPGIDETVKLFFCRFPYQKEWRLYLSTDISLSFIETMDIYSVRWTIEVFFRETKQHLRLGKCQSQDFDAQIAHVTTTYILYAFLSYFRRVNDYETLGGLFEEMKDDMVEKNMAQRLWEMFDELLDVIIAATSESGAVDIHAFKTSEEYQYIKTLFEDSFLGHQLFDDDNVA
- a CDS encoding quaternary amine ABC transporter ATP-binding protein; this translates as MMKIKVENLTKVFGKRPERAISLLKENKSKGEILEETGLTVGVNKASFDVQDGEVFVIMGLSGSGKSTLVRLLNRLIEPTSGAVYLNDDNLAEMNEKKLRTIRRRDMSMVFQKFGLFPFRTIQSNVEYGLEVQGFEREERSKKAGDALKLVGLEGYENMYPEELSGGMQQRVGLARALANDPEILLMDEAFSALDPLIRKDMQDELMDLQENMKKTIIFITHDLDEALRIGDRITIMKDGAIVQIGTPEEILTNPADEYVEKFVEDVDRSKVFTAQNVMTRPETVQPEREGPRVALQRMRNSGISSIYAIKRDRELIGIVHADELSQLVDEGVDDFKGVIHNDVLRVELETPVTEVIDLIKNSKVPAAVVQDGKLRGIIVRSSVLGALAGGEVNVNGSVSEPFSS
- a CDS encoding ABC transporter permease, which encodes MDLFPSLSLADWIESFVDWLTNADVIFDSIDALIAWILSALTTIMDIVPIPVVIIGIPLLTFFFAGRKIGLSLFVFFGLLLIDNLQFWNDMILMLSIVLAATFISVLVGIPIGIWMSKSRTVEAIIKPILDFMQTLPQFVYLIPAVAFFGIGMVPGVIASVIFGMPPTIRLTNLGIREVSSEVTEAADAFGSTPSQKLYKVQLPMAKTTIMAGVNQTIMLSLSMVVIASMIGADGLGDVVYTAVGRNDVGSGFEAGIAIVVVAIILDRLTAGFQLKKKK
- a CDS encoding glycine betaine ABC transporter substrate-binding protein, with the protein product MIKHWKRLGIATGLSLTLVAAGCGADNEDMTQADESGDAEEENYAEEMDYTIVGIDPGAGIMERADQALEDYDLAEWNLQTSSEEAMIAALEDAIDNEEPIVVTGWGPHWKFVDHDLKYLDDPELSFGEAQDIHTLAREEMQEDFPEAYEILETFEWTAEDLEEIMYEMNQGVDEIEAAQNWIDENEDVVASWTEGVDEVDGEIFEIVHGPWGTDLAAAYVMLLVLEDMGYDVELTNVESIHMYTAIGNGDVDAMLTSWLPDSHATFYEQVEGEVEDLGPNIEEGAPLGLVVPEYMDIDSIEDLQEE
- a CDS encoding DinB family protein, with amino-acid sequence MTEEQIFQQINMVRQSTLNELDGLSEQQADQMPEGFNNTIRWNLGHTYTVQNVLLSNYGGKNIETPSRYLELFAPGTKPADWEGEVPTLDEIQQSLEEQPEKLKQALSGQLDDEAAEPFMSLSTVGEILNFTLYHEGMHVGMIKSIKKVQ